CGTCAACGGCGGGCTGGGGGCGAACTACGACCGCCTCGCGGGGCCGCGCGACACGCTGGCCTACCTCGTCCGCGCGCCGAGGCGAGCGGAGCGGGACCTCCAGCGGGCCGTCGTCGCGCTCCAGATGGCGATGCCCGGCGCGCCACACGTCTACTACGGCGACGAGGCCGGCATGTGGGGCGCCGACGACCCCGACGACCGGAAGCCGATGGTGTGGCCGGATCTCGACTACGAGTCCGAGTCGCGCGCCCCGCGCGGCCTGACGCGGGAGCCCGACCCGGTCGCCTTCGACTCGACGCTCTTCCGGTTCTACCAGCGCGCGATCGCCCTCCGCCAGTCCGACGTCGTGCTGCGCCGTGGTGACCTCGCCACGCTCGCCACGGCGGACCGCGCCGTGGCCTTCGAGCGCTCGCTCGGCGGCGACCGCCGCGTCGTCGCCTTCAACGCGGGCGACGAGAGCGTCTTCCTGGAGCTCTCCTCCGACGCCGTCCCCGAGCCGTTGACGCCCGTCTTCGTCTCCCGCGACGACGCCGGGCCGATCCCATCTCTCGTCGCGGCGCTGGACGAGGAGCGGGCGACCTACGGCCTCCGCGTACCGCCCCGCACGACCGTCGTCTACCGCCCGGCCGACCCGACCGACGTCCGCCCACGCGGGCTCGACGAGTAGATGCGCGCGCTCCTCCTCGCCGCGCTCCTGGCTCCGGCCGCGGTCGCGCAGGTCATGCCGATGGAGCGCGATCCTGCGCCGGCTGTCGACGGTCTCACCCCCGGCTCGCCAGCGGGCCGGGCGTTCGCCGAGGGCTGGGACGCCTTCGTGAGCCTCCAACTGGCCGATGCCGTCGACCTCTGGCGCGAGGCGGCGGACCTCAGCGACGAGCCGGCCGTGCGCGCGTGGCTGGCCGAGGCGCTCCGGCGCGTGGGGCAGCAGGCCCAGGAAGAGGCGCTCGTCCACGAGACCATCGGGGAGGCGCGGCGGGTGCTCGCCGCCGACGCGTGCCACGCGCAGGCCCACCTCGCCCTCGCCGACGCGTACAACGGGCAGTTCTTCGCCTGGCCCGGCGCCTCGGCCGACTCGACCGCGCTCCACCTCCAGCGCGCCGCGTCCTGCGACCCCGACGACGGCAACGTCTGGATGGCGATCTGGACCGAGTCCGCCCGCCTCGGTGACGCCGACACGGAGGCCGAGGCGCTCCGACGGCTCCACGAGATCGGCTTCTGGACGCCACCCGTCCTCGCCCTCGCCCGGTGGGCGCTCCGCAACCTGCCGCCCGACGCCGTCCTCCTGACCAACGGCGACGGGGACACGGTCCCGAGCCGGCTCCTCCAAGAAGTCGAGGGGCTTCGGCCGGACGTGGCCGTCGTCAACGTGCCGATGCTGGACCTCCCGGAGGTCGCCCATCGGACGGCCGAGGCGAACGGGCTTCCGCTGCCCGACTCCGTCGAGACGCACGTCGCACGCCACGACCCGCGCGGGAGCACCGCGACGCCCGACGGCCGCATCTACTCGCTGCGTGACGCTGTCGTCGACGGGTGGTTGGCGGCTCACTTCGACGGGACGCTCGGCCGGCCGCTCGTGGCCGCGATCACGCTCGACCCCGAGGTGCTCGGCACCAAGACCGAGATCGCCGATCACGTCGCCTACCTTGCCCCGTCCGAGACGTTCGGCTTCGACGCCCAGTTGGGCAGGGCGGCCGTCGCCGACCTCGACGGGACGGCGTTCGCGGGCCCGCTCGTGAGCAAGGGCGACCGGAGCCCGGTTCGCCGGATGATGCCGTTCGACCCAGCGGGCATCGTGCTCTTCCAGGCGCTCCAGACGGCCGTGGCGCTCGCGCAGGAGGGCGACTCCGAGGGCGCGGAGACCGTCTACGCCCAGGCCGTCGCGTTCTCGGTCACCTCCGGCCGTGCCGATGACCCCCTCGTCGGCGTCGCCCGCGAGTGGATCGACGACGCGGTGACGGGCCGGTGACCACGCCGTCGCCCACCCCGTCCGCCTCGGCGCCGAGGCGGAGCCCCCAGCGGGCGGAGCGCCGGCCTCCGTTCGTGCGTACCGTCCGTCTGATCTCCGTGCCTGCCATGCGCTTGCTCCTCGTCGCTCTCGGGTTCGCAGTCGCCGTCGGCGGCTGCGCGGGCGCGTCCGGCCCGCCGCCCGAGGGCGAGCCCGTCGTCGTTCGGATCTGGCACCAGAAAGACGCCGCCGAGCGCCAGTTCCTCGACGACTGGGCCGCGGCCTACAACGCGAGCCAGGACACCGTCCGCGTCGAGACGCTCTACAAGGAGACCGAGGAGCTCCGCAACCACTACGTCTTCGCCGCCATCGGTGGGAAGGGGCCGGACCTCATCTTCGGCCCGGCCGACAACATGGGCACGCTCGGCATCACCGAGACGATCCGCCCGCTCGACGACCTCGTCGACCCCGCCTTCCTGGCCGGCTTCACCGACGACGGCCGCGTGACCTACGACGGCCACCTCTACGGGCTGGCCGACCAGATCGGCAACCACCTCACGTTCGTCTACAACCCGGCCCTCCTGCCCGATCCGCCCGCGACGATGGCGGAGCTGGCCGCGCTCGGGAGCACGCTGACGCGGGACACCGACGGCGACGGCGACCCCGACCAGTACGCGCTCGTCTGGAACTACACCGAGCCGTTCTTCTTCATCCCGTTCCTCACCTCGTTCGGCGGCTGGGTGATGGACGACGCCGGCAACCCGACGCTCGACACGCCCGAGACCGTCGCCGCCATCCAGTACGTCCTCGACCTCCGCGACCGCTACGGCGTCATCCCGCGCGAGGCCGACTACGAGACGGCCAAGGCCCTGTTTCGGGACGACTACGCCGCGGCGACGATCGACGGCCCGTGGTCGTGGGGCGGCTACCAGGAGGCCGGCGTCGACGTCCAGCTCTCGCCGCTCCCGGTCAACGAGCAGACGGGCCTCTACGCCCAGCCGATGGCGGCGGCCAAGGCCTACTCGCTCAACCCGGCCGTCCCCGACTGGAAGCTCCCGACGGTCCTCGGCGTGCTCGAGCTCCTGACGGGCGACGCGATCCAGGCCCAGATGGCGCGCGAGCTGGCGACGATCCCCGTGCGCACGTCGGTCCGCGAGTCCGGCGTGATGCAATCGAGCGCGCTGCTCCGCCAGAGCCTCGCCCAGATCGAGCACTCGCGCCCGATGCCGACGGAGCCACAGATGCGCCAGATCTGGGACGCCATGCGCGGCCCGTACCAGCTCGTCATGAACGGCCAGGTCTCGGCGGCGGAGGGCGCCCGCCTCATGCAGGAGCAGGCCGAGAAGCGCATCGCCGACACGTTTTTGAACTGACGGACTCGGGACTGAGGGAAGAGGGGACCAGGGTCTCCATTCCGCAGTCCCCCAGTCCCCATCGTCCCCAGTCCCCACATGCTGAACGCCCCGAACGACGCGATGGGAGTCGAGGCGGCCACCCTCGCCTCGGCGCCCCAGCGGACGGGGCTGAGCGAGGCCGGCCGCCGCCGGTGGTTCCTGGCCGCCCTCCTCGGCCCGACGGCCGTCATCGTGCTGGCCGTGGTCGCCTTCCCGTTCGTCTACAACGTGGCGATCTCGTTCAGCAACATGAACATCTACACGCTGCGCGACTGGGAGCTCATCGGGCTCGACCAGTACGCGGCCGTGTTCCGGGAGCCGGCGTTCTGGAGCGTGTTCTTGAAGACCGTCATCTGGACCGTCGTGTGCGTGGCGTTCCACGTCGGGCTGGGCGTGCTGCTGGCGGTGCTCCTGCATCAGTCGTTCATCAAGGGGAAGAGCGCGTGGCGGGTGCTCCTCATCATCCCGTGGGCCGTGCCCCAGTACATCACGGCGCTGACGTGGCGCGGCGAGTTCAACTTCGAGTTCGGCGCGGTGAACCTCCTCATCGAGGGGCTCGGCGGGAGCGCGATCTCATGGCTCTCGGACCCCGTCACGGCCTTCGTCGCGGCCATCATCACGAACGTGTGGCTCGGCTTCCCGTTCATGATGGTGATCGCGCTCGGCGGGCTCCAGTCGATCCCGAAGGAGCTCTACGAGGCCGCCGAGGTCGATGGGGCCAGCGCCTGGACCCAGTTCCGCACGATCACGGCGCCGCTGCTCAAGCCGGTCATGGTGCCGGCCATCACGCTCGGGACGATCTGGACGTTCAACAACATCAACGTGGTCTGGCTCGTCTCGAACGGCGGCGAGCCGAACGACCAGACGCACATCTTGGTCAGCTACGTCTACGAGGCCGCGTTCTCGATGTACCGATTCGGGTGGGCGGCGGCGCTGTCGATGGTCATCTTCGCCGTGCTGTTCGTCTTTACGCAGGTGTTCCTGAACCGGACCCAGGCGACGGAGTCCGTGTACTAGCGCCTCGCCCCCTCCGCCTCGGCGCCGAGGCGGAGGGGGCGAGGCGCTAGTACACGGACTCCGTCGCCTGGGCTCCCCCCCGCGTGTCCCACCACGGCTTCGCTCTTCCCGTCCTCCCGATGCAGCCCTCCCG
This sequence is a window from Rubrivirga marina. Protein-coding genes within it:
- a CDS encoding carbohydrate ABC transporter permease; translation: MLNAPNDAMGVEAATLASAPQRTGLSEAGRRRWFLAALLGPTAVIVLAVVAFPFVYNVAISFSNMNIYTLRDWELIGLDQYAAVFREPAFWSVFLKTVIWTVVCVAFHVGLGVLLAVLLHQSFIKGKSAWRVLLIIPWAVPQYITALTWRGEFNFEFGAVNLLIEGLGGSAISWLSDPVTAFVAAIITNVWLGFPFMMVIALGGLQSIPKELYEAAEVDGASAWTQFRTITAPLLKPVMVPAITLGTIWTFNNINVVWLVSNGGEPNDQTHILVSYVYEAAFSMYRFGWAAALSMVIFAVLFVFTQVFLNRTQATESVY
- a CDS encoding extracellular solute-binding protein, with amino-acid sequence MRLLLVALGFAVAVGGCAGASGPPPEGEPVVVRIWHQKDAAERQFLDDWAAAYNASQDTVRVETLYKETEELRNHYVFAAIGGKGPDLIFGPADNMGTLGITETIRPLDDLVDPAFLAGFTDDGRVTYDGHLYGLADQIGNHLTFVYNPALLPDPPATMAELAALGSTLTRDTDGDGDPDQYALVWNYTEPFFFIPFLTSFGGWVMDDAGNPTLDTPETVAAIQYVLDLRDRYGVIPREADYETAKALFRDDYAAATIDGPWSWGGYQEAGVDVQLSPLPVNEQTGLYAQPMAAAKAYSLNPAVPDWKLPTVLGVLELLTGDAIQAQMARELATIPVRTSVRESGVMQSSALLRQSLAQIEHSRPMPTEPQMRQIWDAMRGPYQLVMNGQVSAAEGARLMQEQAEKRIADTFLN
- a CDS encoding tetratricopeptide repeat protein, which codes for MRALLLAALLAPAAVAQVMPMERDPAPAVDGLTPGSPAGRAFAEGWDAFVSLQLADAVDLWREAADLSDEPAVRAWLAEALRRVGQQAQEEALVHETIGEARRVLAADACHAQAHLALADAYNGQFFAWPGASADSTALHLQRAASCDPDDGNVWMAIWTESARLGDADTEAEALRRLHEIGFWTPPVLALARWALRNLPPDAVLLTNGDGDTVPSRLLQEVEGLRPDVAVVNVPMLDLPEVAHRTAEANGLPLPDSVETHVARHDPRGSTATPDGRIYSLRDAVVDGWLAAHFDGTLGRPLVAAITLDPEVLGTKTEIADHVAYLAPSETFGFDAQLGRAAVADLDGTAFAGPLVSKGDRSPVRRMMPFDPAGIVLFQALQTAVALAQEGDSEGAETVYAQAVAFSVTSGRADDPLVGVAREWIDDAVTGR